In Musa acuminata AAA Group cultivar baxijiao chromosome BXJ2-3, Cavendish_Baxijiao_AAA, whole genome shotgun sequence, the following proteins share a genomic window:
- the LOC135606397 gene encoding UPF0481 protein At3g47200-like has translation MPCHRAMRETSAAEMQVVIRVDEAAVSSMRKKLEATSLEDRHAEQATIFRVPHNIRAIDSLAYEPKIVSLGPYHADNERLGAWDDLKWRYFKKFLNRNPNKHLCDYLEEVEMLALAARTAYSEKLGMDPGKFVEMMLLDCCFVVELLLVQMEEKQQAGMRMGPKWQEASSTFEQDPMISAWRWALPLLAHDVMMLENQLPLVVLRSLLELASPGASLKEPLDYFFRNFPLTINIEKITDDNIKNSPHLLHLFHTCIVPPKSMIAKKIGKDSRPSHTPMPCARELREARVKFVKKEAASFLDISFHGNEMEIPQVWVDDETNSLLRNLIALEQCYPRAGIYVTTYAWFMDRIIDTPMDVALLRQHKIIENGLGSDEDVADVFNKLGKEVIMDLQGCYLSDLGQAVTKHCDNKCNRRWASLNHNYLTSPWAIISVFAAILLFLLTIIQTIFSVLSYIKQS, from the coding sequence ATGCCGTGCCATCGAGCCATGAGGGAGACGAGTGCTGCGGAAATGCAGGTGGTGATACGTGTGGACGAGGCGGCGGTGAGCTCCATGAGGAAGAAGTTGGAAGCCACATCGTTGGAAGACCGGCACGCCGAGCAGGCGACGATCTTCAGAGTCCCACACAACATTCGAGCGATCGATAGCTTGGCGTACGAGCCAAAGATCGTCTCCCTCGGCCCCTACCACGCTGACAACGAACGCCTGGGAGCCTGGGACGACCTCAAATGGCGCTACTTCAAGAAGTTCCTGAACCGGAACCCCAACAAACACTTGTGTGACTACCTCGAGGAGGTCGAGATGTTGGCGCTCGCAGCACGCACTGCGTACTCGGAGAAACTGGGCATGGATCCCGGCAAATTCGTGGAGATGATGCTGCTCGACTGCTGCTTCGTGGTCGAGTTGTTGCTCGTACAGATGGAGGAGAAGCAGCAAGCGGGGATGCGAATGGGTCCGAAGTGGCAAGAGGCGAGTTCGACGTTCGAACAGGATCCGATGATAAGTGCATGGCGGTGGGCTCTGCCATTACTAGCACATGACGTGATGATGCTCGAAAACCAGCTTCCTCTCGTCGTCCTTCGGAGTTTGCTGGAGCTGGCTTCCCCAGGTGCTTCCCTGAAGGAACCCCTGGACTACTTCTTCCGGAATTTTCCTCTGACCATAAACATCGAGAAAATCACCGACGATAACATCAAGAATTCTCCCCACCTTCTTCATCTTTTCCACACCTGCATTGTGCCGCCGAAGAGCATGATCGCAAAGAAGATTGGAAAGGATAGCCGGCCCTCACACACCCCGATGCCGTGCGCCAGAGAGCTCCGGGAGGCCAGGGTAAAGTTCGTGAAGAAGGAGGCCGCGAGCTTCCTGGACATCAGTTTCCACGGGAACGAGATGGAGATACCGCAGGTGTGGGTGGACGACGAGACCAACTCCCTCCTCCGGAACCTCATCGCGTTGGAGCAGTGCTACCCCCGGGCGGGCATCTACGTCACCACGTACGCCTGGTTCATGGACCGCATCATCGACACGCCCATGGACGTGGCGTTACTCCGACAGCACAAGATCATCGAGAACGGCCTGGGCAGCGACGAAGACGTCGCCGATGTCTTCAACAAGCTCGGCAAGGAGGTCATCATGGACTTGCAGGGGTGCTATCTCTCGGACCTCGGGCAGGCCGTGACGAAGCACTGCGACAACAAATGCAACCGCCGTTGGGCGTCGCTGAACCACAACTACTTGACCAGTCCATGGGCGATCATCTCGGTTTTCGCTGccattctcctcttccttctcaccATAATCCAGACTATTTTCTCGGTTCTAAGTTACATCAAACAGTCCTAA